From the Lysobacter soyae genome, the window TTGGAACAGTGGGTACTTTCGCCCACACCGCTGTCATTTCTGGTGGCCGCCCGGGTGCTCAGTCACTGGCTGACCACGGCTCTGCCGGTCATTGTCGCCGCGCCGTTCTTGGGTGAATTGCTGCATCTTCCGCGGGAATCGTTGGGCCCCCTGATGATTTCACTTTTGTTGGGAACGCCGCTGTTGAGCTTGCTTGGCGCCGTCGTTGCTGCACTCACCGTGGGTCTACGGCGCGCCGGTATCCTGCTGTCTGTGTTGGCCCTTCCGCTATACATCCCGGTTTTGGTCTTTGGCGCGGGCAGCGTTTCCGCGGCCGCCCAGGGATTTGACCCGGTTGGCGCGTGGCTGTGGTTAGCGGCGGGTTTGATTGCCAGTTGCATCCTCGCGCCGTGGGCAGCGGCTTCCGCAATTCGGTTGGGCATTCGGTAACTTTTTCTTGGGAAACGATGTGGCAAAGAAAGAAACAGGTGTAATCGTGGCGGCAGTTCTTTGTGCCGCTCTTGTCGTGGGATGTCAGCGCGAAAATCGCGTGGTCGATGCCGGTGCGCATGCGGCTGAAACCAGCGGCGGCGGTTCGAGCAACGCCAGCGCCAACGTCAACATGCCGCCGGAAAACCCGCCGGATGACGTCGCGCCGGAAGCCGGGGAGTCCGCCGCGGTGGAGGCCGCGCCGATCGCCGCCGGACCCGCAGTGGACCCGGCGCGCTGCGAAACGGACATCAGTGCGGGCGACACACTGGCCTTCGACAAATCGTCCATCGACATCCCGACGGGTTGCGATTCATTCACCCTCACCCTGCATCACACGGGCAGCTATCCGGTCACCGTGATGGGCCACAATCTCGTGATCACCAAGATGGCTGACATTGATGCCGTCGCGAAGAACAGCTTGGGCGCCGGCCCGTATCGCCAATATGTCGAGCCCAGCGACAAGCGCGTCATTACCCGCAGCAAAGTCATTGGCGGCGGCAAAACGGTCGAGCTCAAGATCGACGTCGCCAAGTTGCGCGCGGCGGGCGGCGGATTCGGTTACTTCTGCAGTTTCCCGGGCCACGCGCACGGCATGAGAGGTCAAATCAATCTGGTCCAACCGGCGGCGTAAGGGCTGGTAAAATGCTCATTCACGCGCGAGACCCGCAGCGCTCACGCGTCCGTTGCCGCAGGTTCAAATGAATCCCATCGTTCTTTGGTTCCACAAACTCGGTTCTCCGCCCTATTTCGATGCGTTCGCAAAGCGCTGGGCGCCTTGGTGCCACCTGCTCGGCTTCGTCCTGATGGCGGTCGGCGTCTACCAAGGCCTGTTTGTGGTGCCGGCCGACTATCAGCAAAGCGATAGCGCCCGAATTTTGTATATCCATGTCCCGGCGGCATGGATGAGCATCGGCGTCTATCTCGGCATGGCCATTTATGCCGCCATCGCACAAATTTGGCGCATCAAACTGTGTGAGGTGCTGGCCATGGCCTGCGCGCCGATCGGCGCCGGCTACACCATCGTCACTTTGGTGACGGGATCGATCTGGGGCAAACCGATGTGGGGGACGTGGTGGAGCTGGGATCCCCGGCTCACCACCGAATTGATTTTGCTGTTCATGTATTTCGGTGTGATGGGCTTGTACGCCGCGATTGAAGACCGTCGCCAAGCGGCCCGAACCGCCGGCTTTCTTGCCATGGTCGGCGTTGTTCTGCTTCCGATCATCCGCTATTCGGTGAACTGGTGGGATTCGCTTCACCAAGGACAAACGGTCAGCGTTTTCGGGCAATCCAAACTCGATGACAGCATGGCCGCGCCGTTGTGGTGGGTCGTGATCGGGATTCATATATGGTTCGGCGGTTCCCTGCTGTTGCGTGCGCGCGCAGACAATCTTGAACGCGAAAGCGGCAAGTCGTGGGTGGCCAAATCGGCCGGCGGTGCCGAATGAAGTACCTCGAATACATCGTCGCCGCTTACGCCGTTTTCTTTGCGTTCCTTGCATGGGATCTGCTTGCACCGCTCATCCGTGCGAGAAAGGCCATTCGCGCCGCGCGCCTCAGAATCAAACGCGAATCTTCGCGCAAACAACCCGCCGGAAAACCATGAATCCCTTACGACGTCGACGTCTCGCTGTTGTCTTGCTTGTTTTGATTGCCGCCGGCATCGTTGCGGCGCTTGCCGCGTTCGCATTGCAACGCAATGTTTCCTATCTGTACACGCCCAGTGAAGTATTGAAGGGCGCCGCCGGCGAGCATGCACGTTTCCGATTGGGTGGCATGGTCGCGGCAGGTTCGGTCAAACGCACTGCCGGGACGCTTGAAGCACATTTCGTCGTGGATGATGGCGATGCCCGGATGCCCGTTGTGTACACCGGCATCCTGCCGGACCTTTTCCGCGAAAAGCAGGCCGTCGTGGCGACCGGCAGTATGAAAAACGGCGTGTTCGTTGCCGATGAAGTTTTGGCGAAACACGACGAAACCTATATGCCCAAAGAAGTCGCCGACAAAATGGGTGCCGCACACAAGAAACATGACGTCAAAGCCGCGGCGTCGCCTTCAGGAGATCCCCTGCAATGAATGTGAAGGGCTGGTTGCCATTCGCCGTTTTCCTGGCGCTCGGCGCACTGCTGGCTGCCGGTGTCTGGATGAGCAAACGCGCCGATCGCGACGCCCTGCCCTCGCCGCTGATCGGCAAGAAGGCGCCCGACTTCGCCCTGAAAAACTTGTTCAACCCCGAACAAACGGTGACCTTGAAAGACTTGAAAGGCGCACCGTTTGTGCTCAATGTTTGGGGTAGCTGGTGTGTTGCATGCCGTGAGGAACATCCGGCCTTGTCCGCCTTCGCAGAGACCAAGCGGGTCCGCGTTGTCGGCTACAACTGGAAAGATGAGCCAGCCGATGCCAAACGTTGGCTGGAACAGTTGGGCAATCCGTTCTTCCTGGTGCTGTCGGACGTCGAGGGCAAGACCGCGATCGATTTGGGCGTTTATGGCGCACCCGAAACCTATTTGATCGATGCACAAGGCTTTGTCCGTTGGAAACACGTCGGTTCGTTGAACGACACTTTGATTCGTGACGAATTGTTGCCTGCGCTGTCGCGGGCAGAACAAGACGCGCGCTGACCATGACTGAATTCGCGCCACCGGCGACGCGTTATTTCGCACTGCCCTCGCCCTTTCCCATGCACCGCGGCGGCGTCTTGCAGCAAGCGCGCGTCGCCTACGAAACATGGGGGCAGCTCAACGCAGATGCGTCGAATGCCATCCTGATCTTGACCGGTCTGTCACCCAGCGCCCATGCAGCATCGTCGGCTGATGATCCACAACCCGGTTGGTGGGAGCCGATCATCGGGCCCGGCAAAGCCATCGACACGGATCGTTGGTTTGTCGTCTGCGTCAATCATTTGGGCTCTTGCAAGGGTTCGACCGGCGCCGCGTCGATCGACCCTGAGACAGGAGCCGCCTACCGGTTGACCTTCCCCGACTTGTCTGTCGAAGACATGGGTGAAGCGGCGTATGCCCTGATGCAAGGGCTGGGCGTTTCCCAACTCGCCTGCTTGGTGGGCTGTTCGATGGGCGCCATGGCTGCCCTTGCTTTGCTCGTCCAACATCCGGACTTCAGCAGAAGTCATATCAACGCTTGTGGCGCGGCGCGTGCCCTGCCGTTTTCCATTGCCGTCCGATCATTGCAACGGGAGGCCATCCGCTTGGATCCCCATTGGCAGGAAGGGCAGTATGACGATGCGAATTACCCGGACACCGGGATGCGTTTGGCCCGAAAACTCGGCGTCATCACCTACCGCTCCTCCTTGGAATGGAACGGCCGTTTCGGCCGCGTCCGCATGGACGAAGTGGATACCGACACACCGTTTTCGGCAGAATTCGTCGTCGAGTCCTATTTGGACGGTCATGCCGATCGCTTCGCGCACTTCTTCGACCCGAATTGCTACTTGTATTTGGGTCGTGCCATGGATTGGTTCGATATCGGCGAGCACGCCATTGATCCGCATCCGCAAGTGCACTGTGAAGCAAACGTAGTCGCTGCGCTGTCGCGAACCCGTGTCGGCAAAGCCTTGGTCTTGGGGGCGATCACCGACATCCTGTTCCCGATTCCGCAGCAGGAGGAGATCGCTGCGGGGTTGGCGGCGTCCGGCGCCGATGTGCGCTTCCATGCCGTGCCCTCGGAACAAGGCCACGACGCATTTTTGGTCGATCATGAAAGATTCGGTGCATTGATAGGTGCGTTTCTGAAAGAGATCGTGTAATATTTCCGTTCCCTGATCTCAGGGCTGTTTCGATGCCGGTGTGGCGGAATGGTAGACGCGGTGGACTCAAAATCCACTGGCAGAGATGTCGTGTAGGTTCGAGTCCTATCGCCGGTACCATCGAAACGAATCCATAAAAAACCCAGCGCAAACGCTGGGTTTTTTGTTTTCAGTTGATTGGCCGGATTTGGCCGGATCAGGCGGATGCCAACCAAGTATTCAGCAGTGGCGTGACATGCGCCGTGGCCGCGTGCACGTTTGCGAGCACGTCTTCCATGGTGATCACTTCGTCCGGCGTTGGGCCGCAACCTGCCGCCCAATTCGCCACGATGGCCAAACAGGCATAATCCAAGCCCAACTCACGCGCCAGCCCCGCTTCCGGCATGCCGGTCATGCCGACCAGGTCACAACCATCGCGCCGCATCCGTGCAATTTCCGCACGCGTCTCCAAGCGTGGACCCTGGGTCGCCCCGTAGCAGCCGTGGTCCACCAACGGAATTCCGGCGCGACTGGCCGCCGCCAACAAGGACTGCCGCAATGAAGGCGTATACGGATCGCCGAAATCCACATGCAGGACGTCGCTGCCGGGCTCTTCGCTCAAGGTGGAAATGCGCCCCCAGGTGTAGTCGATCACTTGGTCGGCACAGGCCAACACGCGCGGACCGAATGCCTCGGTAATCCCGCCCACCGTGTTCAACGCAATGACTTGCTTCGCACCCAAGGCTTTCAGTGCGGTCAGGTTGGCGCGGTAGTTGATTTTATGTGGCGGTATCGAATGCCCTTCGCCATGACGTGCCAAAAAGCCCACGCGTTTTCCGGCCATTTCGCCGACTCGAACGGGCCCGGAAGGCTTGCCATAGGGCGTGACGGGCTGATGCGCCTCCGCATTGGCCAGATCCGCCAATGCATAAACACCGGTACCGCCGATGATGGCAATATCAAACAAATCGTTCATGGCGATGCTCCCGGACTCAATTGCGGAGCGCGTAGATCGCGCGGAGGTTGCGGCCTTGTTCGTGATAATCCATGCCGTAACCGAACACATAGGCGTCAGGGACTTCCAAACCGACGAAGTCAGCTTCAATGCCTTCAGCACAGCGGTCATGCAATTTGACGGCAGCTACCGCAATCCTGACATCGGCCGCGCCTTGATCTTCGCACCAGCGCTTGACCGCCAGCATGGTGTGGCCTTCATCCAAAATGTCATCCACCAACAACACGCGACGATCACGCAGGGCGGTTTGCGGACGATGTAGCCAAGCCAACCGCGCACCGCCGGATGTTTCGCCCCGATAGCGTGTTGCGTGCAGATATTCGAACTCGACATCCACGCCCTCGTCACCCAGGGCCATGGCCAAGTCGGCCGCGAACGGCATGCCGCCATTCATTACCGTGATGAACAAGGGCGCCTGGACATCGTCGCGATATTCGTCAGCGATGTGCGCCGCCATTTCCTTGACTGCGTCGGCAATCGTGTTTGCATCGTGCACGACATCGGAACGTTCAAGGGCTTCATTGAGCGCCGGACGGGGATAGCTCATGCCACATCTCCCAAATTCGAACGCAGCGCCTGCTGCGCGTTGCCATAACGCGTATCGGACAGCAGACCTTCCCACGCGTGTGCGCCGCGACCCAAAAGGCCGGAAATCGCCATCGTGTTGAGAGCCCTGCCCTCCACTGCTACTAGCGCCTCTTCCACCAGTTCCGGATGGCAAACCAACACGACGTCACAGCCCGCATCCAAATGTGCTTCGACGCGCGCTTTCACCCCGCCGACACCGTGCGCACCGGCCATGCCGATGTCGTCGGAAAACACCACGCCGCGAAAACCCATTTGCTTGCGCAAAATCTCGTTGATCCAATGCGGCGAATAGCCGGCCGGTTCCGGAGCAACTTGCGGATAAACCACGTGCGCCATCATCACGGCGTCCGCGCCCGCATCGATACCGGCCACAAACGGAATCAGATCACCGTTTTCAATCTCTGCGAACGGACGATCATCAACGGCATGCTCGAAGTGCGTGTCTTCAAGGATGGATCCGTGACCGGGGAAGTGCTTCAACGTGGCAGCCATGCCAGCGGCGTGCATACCTTCGATATACGCCCGCGTGAAATCCGCCACCACCGCCGGCGCCGCGGAAAACGCACGATTGCCAATCGCCCGATTGCCCTTGCCGAGATCCACCACCGGCGCAAAGCTCAGATCGATTTGTGAGGCCAGAATCTCGCTGGCCATCAGCCAAGCATGTTCTTTAGCTAGCGCGAGCGCCGCGCTGCGATTCTTCGCATAGAGGGCATCAAAGCCCTCCAGCGGCGGAAGCGCGCTATAGCCCTCACGAAAGCGTTGAACCCGCCCGCCTTCTTGGTCAACGCAAATCAACTGCGGGCGCGAAGCGGACTCACGAATCGCCAAGGACAGCTCGGCAATCTGCGCCTTCGAGGCGAAATTGCGCGTAAACAAAATCACGCCGGCACATGCCGGGTGCTGAAGCCAGTCGCGTTCTTGCGCAGTCAGTTCTTTTCCGGCAACACCAATGACGAGCATCAAACTTCCTTTGGAATTAGGGGTTGGCCTGCTCTTGTGCAGTCCATTCGGAATACGGCCGCTCTGCCAGCATCAAATTGTAGTAGCGCGGTGCATCGGTGACTTCAAGACCAAGCCATTCGGGTTTGTCGAAGTGCGCATCCAAGCGCGGCAACTCGAGCTCCGCTACGACGAGTCCTGCGTTGGTGCCGGAGAATTCATCAATCTCCCAGCACAACTCCGCCTGCGGGATGTAATGCCGGACCTTTTCCACACGGTGGCCGACACACAAAGCCAACAAGGCTTCGGCGTCCGCCATCGGCAAGTCGTATTCGAACTCCTGCCGTTGCGGACCCGCCTCGCGTGACTTGATATTGAGCTTGGCCACATCGCCCTCGATGCGAACACGTACCGAAACATTCTGCGTGCCAAGCGTGACGGCAGCGGCATCGTTCAGATAGCCTTGCGCCATGCGCTTGCTCGACACCACCTGAGCACGCCAAGCGTCGGACGTCAGCAAAAATTTGCGTTCGATTTCGATGCCCATTACTTCAACTTCTCGAAGACGGCGATGGATTCGACATGCGCGGTATGCGGGAACATGTCCATCACGCCGGCTTTCATCAAGGTCCAGCCCGCTTCGTTGACCAGCCAACCGGCATCCCGCGCCAACGAACCCGGATGGCAGCTGACATAGACAATGCGCTTCAGACCGTCGAGCGGCAATTGCTTCAACACGCCGTCGGCGCCGGTACGTGCGGGATCCAATAACAATCGATCGAATTTCTGCTTGATCCATCCCTGCCCTTGCAGCGGGGTGGCCAAGTCGGCCGTGTAGAACTGCACATTGTCCAAGGCGTTGCGCGCAGCGTTTTCCTTGGCCCGTTGGACCAAACCCGCGTCACCTTCGACGCCGACAACTTCACTGGCAACGCGCGCCAACGGCAAGGTGAAATTCCCCAAACCGCAGAACAGATCCAAAATGCGCTCGCCGGGTTCGGGTTCAAGCAGATCGAGCGCGTTGGCAATCATTTTTTCATTCAAACCGCGATTGACCTGGATGAAATCGAGCGGCTTGAATTTCAGCTCGACGTTCCACGGCGTCAGCTTATAGGCCAGTTTGGACGACTCAGGCCAGAGCGCGTGCACCGTTGAGACACCACCCGGTTGAAGATGGATGGCAAAGCCCTCCCGTTCACCGAACGCCTTCAACTTCTCGAGATCGCTTTCGCTCAATGCATTCAAGTGCCGGAATACCAGCGCCACCGTGTCGTCACCGGCAATGAATTCAACCTGCGGAATATCGTTGCGGGCATCCAGTTGATCGATCAGCTCGGCGAGCAGGCCGACTTTCATGCCGATTTCGGGAATGACGGTATGACATTCGCGAATGTCGGCGACGAATCGCGGATCGAGCTCGCGAAAGCCGACCAGGGTCTTGCCCTTCTTCAGCACATGCCGCACCGAGAAACGCCCCTTTCGGCGATAGCCCCAGCTGGCGTCTCCCAGTGGCGCCAAGACTTCCTTGGGTGTGACGTGTCCGATGCGTTGCAAATTGTCGAGCAGCTCTTGCTGCTTCAAACCGATTTGCTTCCCCGCATCCAAATGTTGAAGAACGCAACCGCTGCACACACCGAAATGCGGGCAACGCGGCTCGACGCGATCTGCCGAGGCGGTCAACACCTCCACGGTGCGCCCTTCGTCGAACTGCCGCGAGCGTTTGGTCTGTTCGACCATCACCGTCTCGCCGGGCAGCGCGCCGGACACAAACATGGCTTTACCGGCGTGTGCGCCGTCTTCTCGGCGGGCGACACCGCGCCCGTCATGACTCATGCCCGTGATGTGGATCGGAAAAGGCGTTTTATCGATTCGGTTGCGGGCCACGTTTCAAGCACTTTAATTCAAAGTGCCATTGTCTCAGACGGGCCTTTTCCTTGCACCGAAAGGCTTATTTTTGCTTCCAGCTACCGCCCGACTGATACCACCAGCCACTGCGGGCACTGTCGATCCATTGGCGCGCGAAGACTTGGCGGATTTGCGTTTCCCACTCCGGATGGTCATTCGCGACGGCGACTTCCCGATACAGCGCTTTGCGGTCACGGTTGTCATCTGCCACGGCGGCGTTCACGGCCACGCGATCTTTCAACGCCAGCTTGTCGGCGTCGCGCACGACAATCATGCCGTCCGCGCCAAAGCCCAATGCGCCGGCGTCAAACGCGGCACGCAAGCTCGAATCGAATCGCGAAGCCATCCGGCTTTGGATGGATTGAATCGCGGGCGTGCGGATGGTGATATCGGGCTTGGACTGCGCATAGGCGCTGCCGATGCCCACAACAGACCACAAGTCGACACGCTTTTGCATTTGCAAAAACGCCGACATGCCGCCCGGCTTGCTCGCAGGCTGATCCACCGGTTTGCCATCACTGCCAATCACGCCTTCAACGAATTCCTTGGCGGCCTCTTTTGCCTCTGCCGCGGGAAAATACACATTGATGGTCACACATGCGGTCAGAACGATCGCCGGCGCGGTACCCAAAAACCATTTGCTTTTCATGTATCCAGCTCCTTCAATGTTCGATCACGGGTTTGACATCACCCTCGGCCACTGCCTTTACGCGTTCCACCAACACCGGCCAATCCACCAGTCGGTTGTGTCCGACCACTGTCAGCCTAGGAATCCCCGCGCCTTGCAAAATAGTAAAACTGTTGGAACCTGAACCGGACGTGGAATCTGGCGCCAGTCCGGACATCATGCAAACACTGTTCACCAGCTTGCAACTCAAACCGATGCGGCTGTATCCGAAATCTTTGAATAGCTCCAACGCTTTGGCTTGCAGCCCGCTGGTCGGGCTCGACCCACCGACGCTCGAAATGTTTTTGACAGCGCGCTGACTGATGCGTTGTTTGACGCCCGGCGTCTTGACCGTGTGCAGCT encodes:
- a CDS encoding hypoxanthine-guanine phosphoribosyltransferase translates to MSYPRPALNEALERSDVVHDANTIADAVKEMAAHIADEYRDDVQAPLFITVMNGGMPFAADLAMALGDEGVDVEFEYLHATRYRGETSGGARLAWLHRPQTALRDRRVLLVDDILDEGHTMLAVKRWCEDQGAADVRIAVAAVKLHDRCAEGIEADFVGLEVPDAYVFGYGMDYHEQGRNLRAIYALRN
- a CDS encoding CYTH domain-containing protein — encoded protein: MGIEIERKFLLTSDAWRAQVVSSKRMAQGYLNDAAAVTLGTQNVSVRVRIEGDVAKLNIKSREAGPQRQEFEYDLPMADAEALLALCVGHRVEKVRHYIPQAELCWEIDEFSGTNAGLVVAELELPRLDAHFDKPEWLGLEVTDAPRYYNLMLAERPYSEWTAQEQANP
- a CDS encoding DsbE family thiol:disulfide interchange protein; the encoded protein is MNVKGWLPFAVFLALGALLAAGVWMSKRADRDALPSPLIGKKAPDFALKNLFNPEQTVTLKDLKGAPFVLNVWGSWCVACREEHPALSAFAETKRVRVVGYNWKDEPADAKRWLEQLGNPFFLVLSDVEGKTAIDLGVYGAPETYLIDAQGFVRWKHVGSLNDTLIRDELLPALSRAEQDAR
- the azu gene encoding azurin, encoding MAAVLCAALVVGCQRENRVVDAGAHAAETSGGGSSNASANVNMPPENPPDDVAPEAGESAAVEAAPIAAGPAVDPARCETDISAGDTLAFDKSSIDIPTGCDSFTLTLHHTGSYPVTVMGHNLVITKMADIDAVAKNSLGAGPYRQYVEPSDKRVITRSKVIGGGKTVELKIDVAKLRAAGGGFGYFCSFPGHAHGMRGQINLVQPAA
- a CDS encoding YdbL family protein — encoded protein: MKSKWFLGTAPAIVLTACVTINVYFPAAEAKEAAKEFVEGVIGSDGKPVDQPASKPGGMSAFLQMQKRVDLWSVVGIGSAYAQSKPDITIRTPAIQSIQSRMASRFDSSLRAAFDAGALGFGADGMIVVRDADKLALKDRVAVNAAVADDNRDRKALYREVAVANDHPEWETQIRQVFARQWIDSARSGWWYQSGGSWKQK
- the nagZ gene encoding beta-N-acetylhexosaminidase — protein: MLVIGVAGKELTAQERDWLQHPACAGVILFTRNFASKAQIAELSLAIRESASRPQLICVDQEGGRVQRFREGYSALPPLEGFDALYAKNRSAALALAKEHAWLMASEILASQIDLSFAPVVDLGKGNRAIGNRAFSAAPAVVADFTRAYIEGMHAAGMAATLKHFPGHGSILEDTHFEHAVDDRPFAEIENGDLIPFVAGIDAGADAVMMAHVVYPQVAPEPAGYSPHWINEILRKQMGFRGVVFSDDIGMAGAHGVGGVKARVEAHLDAGCDVVLVCHPELVEEALVAVEGRALNTMAISGLLGRGAHAWEGLLSDTRYGNAQQALRSNLGDVA
- the ccmB gene encoding heme exporter protein CcmB yields the protein MTLHAIRALLLRDLRLVWRRRGDAFQPVLFALLVVVLFALASDNNPQRQAAIAAAVVWVAALLSGLLALDTLFRADAEDGSLEQWVLSPTPLSFLVAARVLSHWLTTALPVIVAAPFLGELLHLPRESLGPLMISLLLGTPLLSLLGAVVAALTVGLRRAGILLSVLALPLYIPVLVFGAGSVSAAAQGFDPVGAWLWLAAGLIASCILAPWAAASAIRLGIR
- the ccmD gene encoding heme exporter protein CcmD, producing the protein MKYLEYIVAAYAVFFAFLAWDLLAPLIRARKAIRAARLRIKRESSRKQPAGKP
- the rlmD gene encoding 23S rRNA (uracil(1939)-C(5))-methyltransferase RlmD codes for the protein MARNRIDKTPFPIHITGMSHDGRGVARREDGAHAGKAMFVSGALPGETVMVEQTKRSRQFDEGRTVEVLTASADRVEPRCPHFGVCSGCVLQHLDAGKQIGLKQQELLDNLQRIGHVTPKEVLAPLGDASWGYRRKGRFSVRHVLKKGKTLVGFRELDPRFVADIRECHTVIPEIGMKVGLLAELIDQLDARNDIPQVEFIAGDDTVALVFRHLNALSESDLEKLKAFGEREGFAIHLQPGGVSTVHALWPESSKLAYKLTPWNVELKFKPLDFIQVNRGLNEKMIANALDLLEPEPGERILDLFCGLGNFTLPLARVASEVVGVEGDAGLVQRAKENAARNALDNVQFYTADLATPLQGQGWIKQKFDRLLLDPARTGADGVLKQLPLDGLKRIVYVSCHPGSLARDAGWLVNEAGWTLMKAGVMDMFPHTAHVESIAVFEKLK
- a CDS encoding S-methyl-5'-thioinosine phosphorylase; this translates as MNDLFDIAIIGGTGVYALADLANAEAHQPVTPYGKPSGPVRVGEMAGKRVGFLARHGEGHSIPPHKINYRANLTALKALGAKQVIALNTVGGITEAFGPRVLACADQVIDYTWGRISTLSEEPGSDVLHVDFGDPYTPSLRQSLLAAASRAGIPLVDHGCYGATQGPRLETRAEIARMRRDGCDLVGMTGMPEAGLARELGLDYACLAIVANWAAGCGPTPDEVITMEDVLANVHAATAHVTPLLNTWLASA
- the metX gene encoding homoserine O-acetyltransferase MetX; amino-acid sequence: MTEFAPPATRYFALPSPFPMHRGGVLQQARVAYETWGQLNADASNAILILTGLSPSAHAASSADDPQPGWWEPIIGPGKAIDTDRWFVVCVNHLGSCKGSTGAASIDPETGAAYRLTFPDLSVEDMGEAAYALMQGLGVSQLACLVGCSMGAMAALALLVQHPDFSRSHINACGAARALPFSIAVRSLQREAIRLDPHWQEGQYDDANYPDTGMRLARKLGVITYRSSLEWNGRFGRVRMDEVDTDTPFSAEFVVESYLDGHADRFAHFFDPNCYLYLGRAMDWFDIGEHAIDPHPQVHCEANVVAALSRTRVGKALVLGAITDILFPIPQQEEIAAGLAASGADVRFHAVPSEQGHDAFLVDHERFGALIGAFLKEIV
- the ccmE gene encoding cytochrome c maturation protein CcmE; this translates as MNPLRRRRLAVVLLVLIAAGIVAALAAFALQRNVSYLYTPSEVLKGAAGEHARFRLGGMVAAGSVKRTAGTLEAHFVVDDGDARMPVVYTGILPDLFREKQAVVATGSMKNGVFVADEVLAKHDETYMPKEVADKMGAAHKKHDVKAAASPSGDPLQ
- a CDS encoding heme ABC transporter permease — translated: MNPIVLWFHKLGSPPYFDAFAKRWAPWCHLLGFVLMAVGVYQGLFVVPADYQQSDSARILYIHVPAAWMSIGVYLGMAIYAAIAQIWRIKLCEVLAMACAPIGAGYTIVTLVTGSIWGKPMWGTWWSWDPRLTTELILLFMYFGVMGLYAAIEDRRQAARTAGFLAMVGVVLLPIIRYSVNWWDSLHQGQTVSVFGQSKLDDSMAAPLWWVVIGIHIWFGGSLLLRARADNLERESGKSWVAKSAGGAE